Sequence from the Trichomycterus rosablanca isolate fTriRos1 chromosome 10, fTriRos1.hap1, whole genome shotgun sequence genome:
agttacagctgtATAGTTACTATTTACTAACCTATTTactacctaactaatctttattattattactgttattattataatgtatacctaactaatctttattattattactgttattattataatgtatacctaactaatctttattattattactattattattataatgtatacctaactaatatttactattactgttattattataatgtatacctaactaatctttattattattactgttattattataatacatatttatttttattaatatgcttattgttattattgctattatgtatataatactatgtacatagatataatttcacatatgtaaatagttatagttataactttatattcatattaatcatagataCATGTTTACTGATgttctctgtttttctttgcacaatgctactattcgcacttctggtagatgctaactgcatttagttgccttgtacctgtactgagcaatgacaataaagttaaatctatctatctatctatctatctatctatctatctatctatctatctatctatctatctatctatctatctatctatctatctatctatctatctatctatctatctatctatctatctatctatctatctatcttaattactaaaataattaatatattgctCCTGCATTAAGGCATACATTAGCAGTGTTGGAGAGtaactaagtaaatgtaactAGTTACcatacttaagtatactacaCTTAAgcttaaccagcccaaacactgccacatcaccccactgctgcgttctcttcactggcttcctgtagctgctcgcattcagtttaaaacactgatgctcgcctacaaagccaacactttggttctaacaggtttcagcagatttgtgttctttgactccACTACATTATGAACATCTGTGGTTCCTTTTGATTTATGTCTGAATGAAAATGTAACATTGTCAAAATGAAAGAAGCGTGAAGCGATCACACCAatcataccccttttccaccgaatCGGAacggtatatatataaaactctGTTGGGTCAAACATATACATCCAGCATATTAAATTTAATCTTTTTGGGGAAAATTCTATAATGTTCTAGAATAATATAATTCttgatattatttatataataataatttttacaatttaaaaatttcattttttaaaataatataattaataataataatacattatactgtactataatatattatattactatatataatattttattaaatataccataacaatataattttttagtatatacaatttaataatataattcttTATGTAataatctttttacatttttaaattaatttaaaaaaaaatatatcataaataataatatataatatactatattataatacataatactttATAAAATATACCAtaacaatacatttttttagtatataaaatataataatatagtgcttcataaaatatctttttacatttaaattttttttttttaaatatcttaaataatattaatatataatatactatacttcttcttcctcctcggcctttgtcccgttcggttgcagggtcggctctcggcggatcatgatccacattgatttggcacaatttttacgccggatgcccttcctgacacgaccctccctatttttatcgggcttgggaccggcactacaatgcactggtttgtgcatctagcggctcggtacctataggacaattcagtgtttccaattagtcTGGTGGCATgttattggactgtgggaggaaaccggagcacccagaggaaacccacgcgcacacggggagaacatgcaaactccgcatagaaaggacccggaccgccccacctggggatcgaaacccaggaccttcttgctgtgaggcgacagtgctacccactaagccaccgtgccacccatatgtaatgtactatactatattatgttattatttatattattatatataacaatagaataatataatgtttaaaaatataaaaatataataatgtacTCTGTGGCATGACCTCCCAATTTCTGCACTGCAGttgttgacttctctgtgcacaTATAAATGGTGCCAGTTTCACATTACCTGTTTGTAACCGCAAATGACAAACTTTCCAAACTTGCCAATCTTTCTATTCTATAAGATCCttgcaggttaaaaaaatattacGACATAATGTTACATCTACACctacgaggcataacattatgaccactgacagtacgaacaacgcttaacgtgaaaatgACAGCGCGGGCTCTGTTTGGAACTATTAAAGGggcacatgaaccacgtgactgcgtggcggcgagatcaaggtcTCTACGAGATCTCTATGGCTCTGGGTAAAACCACCAGTAAATCAGTAGGCGTGtcccaaagcaaattccttcaGCACAGGAAAAATCCCTTGTCACCCTGCACACGTGTGACCGTCTTTAATTAGAAATTTCCTCTACACCCTATTTACAGCACagctcaaaagtttacatacacttgaagGAGGAAttgatattatttatataataataattttaaaaattttctttttttacaataatataattaataataacaataatatattatactataatatattatattactatatataatattttattacatataccataacaatataattttttaatatatacaatataataatataattctttatataataatatctttttacattttttaaatttaaaattaaaatttttaaaatatatcataaataataataatatataatatactatactatattagattataatatataaatattacgaCTTAATGTGACAcctacaccgactaggcataacattatgaccactgacaagtgaagttAATGAcagtgattatctcttcatcacagcacctgttctACTCTATCTGTTGTATTTTTCATGGTTGAAAGAGAAGCATTGGGACAATAAATGAGAGTCAGCTTgttggtggatcgagtagctggtaCTTAGTTTCAGTTAGTTTTGTACGGCAAATCCCAGCGAATGGAGTCAATTCCTTAACTCATTTGCATTTAGATTCCTActtatttttttcctcattaGTTCATCATGTTAGTGCTTCAACCATACAGTATTACTACCAATAAATGTATTAGGTTTGTTTAAAATACTTTCGTCCCTAGGTTATCTAAAAGGTCCAAGTGAATACGCATGAAGATGGGtgtgtgaatatatatatatcttcttccattgctccgtggtccagttttgATTCTTATGTGCCCATCGTTGGCGCTTTCAGTGgtgggcaggggtcagcatgagccccatacgcaacaaactgcgatgcactgtgtattctgacacctttctatcagaaccagcattaacttcttcagcaatttgggctacagtagctcatctgttggatcggaccacacgggccagccttcgctccccacgtgcatcaatgagccttggccgcccatgaccctgtcgccggtttaccactgttccttccttggaccacttttgaaagatactgaccactgcagatcggaTTAttgcacaagagctgcagttttggacatgctctgacccagtcgtctagccatcacagtttggccctcgtcaaactcactcaaatcgctgcctaatatatcccacccactaacaggtgccgtgatgaagagataatccgTGTTATTAATGTTaagcctggtcagtgtatattactaataaaacaattaacacATTGGAACAGCCAGGACAAAAACACAGTGTTAAGCTTTTTTGGTGTTACTGTTTATTCTTTCTAAACAGGACGCAAGCAATATCTCATGTCTCATCTAGCAAGCAAGGAAGCCGCCATCTACCGGAAGGGTCACTCCATTGGTCATAGCAGTTTTATCGCTCAGAAGAAACAATATGGAGTTCACAACATCTTCCACttctaaaagaaagaaaagaacaaaaacagcaaatttAAGTTATCaggcatatatacatacacgtgtctatattttatacattgcgttatacatacagacatatacatatatacagtgtatcacaaaagtgagtacacccctcacatttctgcaaatatttcattatatcttctcatgggacaacactatagacatgaaacttggatataacttagagtagtcagtgtacagcttgtatagcagtgtagatttactgtcttctgaaaataactcaacacacagccattaatgtctaaatagctggcaacataagtgagtacaccccacagtgaacatgtccaaattgtgcccaaatgtgtcgttgtccctccctggtgtcatgtgtcaaggtcccaggtgtaaatggggagcagggctgttaaatttggtgttttgggtacaattctctcatactggccactggatattcaacatggcacctcatggcaaagaactctctgaggatgtgagaaatagaattgttgctctccacaaagatggcctgggctataagaagattgctaacaccctgaaactgagctacagcatggtggccaaggtcatacagcggttttccaggacaggttccactcggaacaggcttcaccagggtcgaccaaagaagttgagtccacgtgttccgcgtcatatccagaggttggctttaaaaaatagacacatgagtgctgccagcattgctgcagaggttgaagacgtgggaggtcagcctgtcagtgctcagaccatacgccgcacactgcatcaactcggtctgcatggtcgtcatcccagaaggaagctgacgcacaagaaagcccgcaaacagtttgctgaagacaagcagtccaagaacatggattactggaatgccctgtggtctgacgagaccaagataaacttgttaggctcagatggtgtccagcatgtgtggcggcgccctggtgagaagtagcaagacaactgtatcttggctacagtcaagcatggtggtggtagcatcatggtcttgggctgcatgagtgttgctggcactggggagctgcagttcattgagggaaacatgaattccaacatgtactgtgacattctgaaacagagcatgatcccctcccttcgaaaactgggcctcatggcagttttccaacaggataacgaccccaaacacaacctccaagatgtcaactgccttgctgaggaagctgaaggtaaaggtgatggactaaacccaattgagcacctgtggcgcatcctcaagtggaaggtggaggagttcaaggtgtctaacatccaccagctccgtgatgtcatcatggaggagtggaagaggattccagtagcaacctgtgcagctctggtgaattccatgcccaggagggttaaggcagtgctggataataatggtggtcacacaaaatattgacactttgggcacaatttagacatgttcactgtggggtgtactcacttatgttgccagctatttagacattaatggctgtgtgttgagttattttcagaagacagtaaatctacactgctatacaagttgtacactgactactctaagttatatccaagtttcatgtctatagtgttgtcccatgaaaagatataatgaaatatttgcagaaatgtgaggggtgtactcacttttgtgatacactgtatgtacgtaAAACCTTACCAGCAAATTTGCCCATTGGTATCCGTGATATCATGCCCTTGGCCTTCACAGGGTCACTCCATCCTATTTTTGCCATGTCCGTCAATACCACGGTGGGGTTCACGGAATTCACTCGGATCTGTATGTTTAATTGCACGAAATAATGCTTTTAATCCACAAGAGACAACAAGCATAGACGTTTATTCATGGCATGGGACTTTAGAAttcagtgtatcacaaaagtgagtacacccctcacatttctgcagatatttaagtatatcttttcatgggacaacactgacaaaatgacactttgacacaatgaaaagtagtctgtgtgcagcttatataacagtgtaaatttattcttccctcaaaataactcaatatacagccattaatgtctaaaccaccggcaacaaaagtgagtacacccctaagagactacacccctaaatgtccaaattgagcactgcttgtcattttccctccaaaatgtcatgtgactcgttaatgttactaggtctcaggtgtgcatagggagcaggtgtgttcaatttagtagtacagctctcacactctctcatactggtcactgaaagttccaacatggcacctcatggcaaagaagtCTCTGAGGATcataaaagacgaattgttgcgctacatgaagatggccaaggctacaagaagattgccaacaccctgaaactgagctgcagcacagtggccaagatcatccagcgttttaaaagagcagggtccactcagaacagacctcgcgttggtcgtccaaagaagctgagtgcacgtgctcagcgtcacatccaactgctgtctttgaaagataggcgcaggagtgctgtcagcattgctgcagagattgaaacactacatcaaattggtctgcatggctgtcaccccagaaggaagcctcttctgaagtctctacacaagaaagcccgcaaacagtttgctgaagacatgtcaacaaaggacatggattactggaaccatgtcctatggtctgatgagaccaagattaatttgtttggttcagatggtctcaagcatgtgtggcggcaatcaggtgaggagtacaaagataagtgtgtcatgcctacagtcaagcatggtggtgggaatgccatggtctggggctgcatgagtgcagcaggtgttggggagttacatttcattgagggacacatgaactccaatatgtactgtgaaatactgaagcagagcatgatcccctccctccggaaactgggtcgcagggcagtgttccagcatgataatgaccccaaacacacctctaagacgaccactgctttattgaagaggctgagggtaaaggtgatggactggccaagcatgtctccagacctaaacccaatagaacatctttggggcatcctcaagcggaaggtggaggagcgcaaagtctcgaatatccgccagctccgtgatgtcgtcatggaggagtggaaaagcattccagtggcaacctgtgaagctctggtaaactccatgcccaggagagttaaggcagttctgggaaataatggtggccacacaaaatattgacacttcaggaactttcactaaggggtgtactcacttttgttgccggtggtttagacattaatggctgtatattgagttattttgagggaagaataaatttacactgttatataagctgcacacagactacttttcattgtgtcaaagtgtcattttgtcagtgttgtcccatgaaaagatatacttaaatatctgcagaaatgtgaggggtgtactcacttttgtgatacactgtaagtacacTAGTCTAACACGCCAGTAGGTATTCTGTTATATCTATACCACACTAGATATATTAAGATAACACAATGTAATGCTTACATAAGGTAAAAGCCCTAGGTTTATATTTGAGATTTTCCTCACCTGGTATGGCCCCAGTTCCAGTGCCATCACGCTCGTAAGCATGTCAAGAGCTCCTTTGGTGGCACCTTAGAAGAAGGCAGTGACATTATGAAGAAAGTGGTAGAACCCATATTTGGTCATGTCGAGTCAAATTTATTTCTGTAGTGCCTTTTTATAGTGGACATTGTCTAAAAGCAATTTTACATTGAAGGTCTAAAATCATCTGATGAGCAATTCAGGTGGCAAGGAAATGCAGCAAGAAAAAAATccctaataataaacataatcataaacttttattataatCACATGTCTAAGCAAAAATATTCACAACCAACCAGTGCCGCCCCCAGAAatttttcataggggtggccagatgGGGCCACTGAAAATGTTGGGGTGGCACACCAAAGCAAAAAGCCATAACTACATTTCAGGAAGTCTATTATTGTGGTATACAGACTAGCTGATAACCAATTATCTGATGGGCATATACTAATATGGTACAATtaacattttactgtacaaCAACAATCCTGTTTTACTGTGTaatgtatctgtatatacaaATATTGTGATTCATTGTTCTTCAAATAGGCTAGTTAACTTATTTCTTAAAAAGACAAATATCCAGGTTTAATTTGAGTTAGTACGTTAATCATAAGGAACAAATCATTTACTGTAAACTGTACAGGCCACTgccattttacttcaaataaatgagaatAAAAAATTCCCgacagcagcaccgcgaccaAGAGCAACCACACAGCAATATAAAATCATtgccgctgcttacctgagcttctcttcttcaaatcgAGACAAATTTATACCCGTGTGTTGTTTCATTAAGGATAAAATCCACTTGTTTCCGGAATATTTATATCCATACCAACGGATAATTTATTCTCTTGGCTTTCGTGGTTAAATGCTACAACCAATAATTCTACAACCAATAAAAAGAGAGTTTTTAATTGCCAGCCCACCAGAATGATGCACAATAGaggaatgcaaaaaaaaaaatcagaagctctgattggtttatacagctgtttttcaagtAGTGTGATACAGCGATGGCGGTTGGCTGGCTGCATTTTCATTTGTACATGAACTattgtaaaaatatacattagtGACTGAAATGGACAGCACCAAATGAAATATATCAGAAAGAAGCATATCACTTTaacctgcatagcaccttaatattaatctgcaccttaatatgtatattgtttttagctacatatcttgtttatagtataGTTTATAGATTCTGTTCATACCAGtgctatttacccactgtagataatgtatatcataaatactgtatatcctgcacttctggttagatgctaaactgcatttcgccttgtacttgtacatgtgtaatgacaataaagttgaatctaatctaatctaatctaattatGCATATGCAAATCAATTCTCCGAGGGGGGGCAGCGATTAAGGGTGGCCATGGCCGCCCCCCTTGACGGCGCGCTGTTCAcaaccccaccaaatacatatTTGTACACACAATATCACATCTCACCATTTTAATGACTAAAAACGTTTTGtccaaaaaaaatttttcaTTTCAGTTCTTTTCTAAGTTTGTAAAACTTTAAAATGCCGATAGATCAGAAATAAACCTAACACATTTAATCTGGGTAATGTGGAGAACTAAAAAGTTAACTTTGTGGCCTTATAAttcagctggtgacttctctgtgctcatgTAAATAGTGGTCTCTGTGCCACGGttgaaaagaaaaacaggagCCTTTGTGTTCCTCTGGGTTACAAGTGTTTCCTTGGTTAGAAATGACCTGCCATGGACTCTTCCATGGATACCAACTTATTTCCAATGATGGAATTATAAACGCTGACCTTATCTGAGGCCAGATGTTCAGGTTTAACAATGCTGGCAATAATACAAGCTGGTTGAGTGGCAtctacactgtgttccaaattattatgcaaataatattttctcagattttccaaaattacctatatgaattgcagtcattgtaattttccagtcatcaactattagagtacaattgaaaggtttttgaacaaactgccaatgataacagtatatttaaaaaaaaataaaacactcaaaatgtactcaaaatgcatgttccaaattattatgcacagcagagttttcaaccttttcatttttataaagaacaaaaaaatggtcatttgtgaaattataagcattagcaggttattacaaactgaaatcaaacagttttcaagtcaaaactttattgtaggtgatgttacatttgcacataggaccccttgttcgaaaggaacttctgaactctctcgtccaatgaatttgtcaggttttggatggtatctgcttcaattgttttgcatgaggacagaataccctcccagagctgttgcttagatgtgaactgcctcccgccatcatagacactccttttgatgatgctccagaggttctcaatggggttgaggtcaggggagcatgggggccacaccataagtttgtccccttttatgcccatagcagccagagatgcagatgtgttctttgcagcatgagacggtgcattatcatgcatgaaaatgatcttgctgcggaatgcacggttcttcttcttgaaccatggcaggaagtgctgtttgagaaactccacatacattatggaggtcatctttaccccttcagggatcctaaaggggccgacaatctctctccccatgattccagcccaaaacattactccacctcctccttgttggcgccgtagccttgtttgcatggggtgtccatcaaccagccatcctccactccatccatctggaccatcgagcgttgcacggcactcatcggtgaacaaaacagttttgaagtcagtcttcatgtatcgtttggcccactggagccgtttctgcttgtgtgcagtggatagaggaggtcgacaggatggcttacgcacagctgcaaacctctgaaggaccctgcatcttgttgttcgggggacgtcggaggcaccagcagtttcaaaaacttgtctgctgctatgacaaggcatttttgcagctgctcttttaacctgacgtaattgcctgttggaaagagtcctcaattttcccttatcagcacgcacacgtgtgtgctctgaatcagctacatacttcttgattgtgcgatgatcacgatgaagtgtcttggcaatgttgattgtagtcatgccttgacctaaacactccacaatttgttgcttctcagcagccgacacatcctttttctttcccattttggctgaaaatgtaggctgcttaataatgtgggacagccttcttaagtagtcttgcctttaattggacacacctgccaaactaattagcacaggtgtctgcaattgctttcagtgatataaagagccctgacacacatcaccatcaatgagtttaactgacaaacaaaaaaattcttaccttatcactcctaaacactttttgcataataatttggaacacagtgtagtTGCACCCAGttatttaatacaattaaaatcaggCAATTACTTGGTGCTGAATAACCTTGTAACATTAATTCAATAGAATGACCATTTGTGTTTACTCAggttatataattaaataatgtttacttaCAGTACACGGCATGATCTTTAAAGGCGCACTGTGCAGCTTGGCTGGAGACGTTCACGATGGCGCCGGGACTTCCCCTGGCCTTCATTCCTCGGGCCACGATCTATTTTTAAGGTCAAGCACCACCGTTACGTTCcagatttatgcattttatgccATTTCGCGAGCCAAGTACTGTATTTAaggctgtattttatttatcttacttgtGCGACGTGCAGAGCAGCTTTCACGTTGACGTTGAAAGACCTGCAATTACAGATGTACATGTATGCAGCATATGCAATTTAAAAGCATATAGTTATATTTAGGTATTTAAGGGACTGTTTTTACTTGTCAAACTGGGCTTCCGTGATCTCGAGAAATGACTCGAGCATGGCACAGCCCGCATTGTTGACTAGAAGGTCGATAGGACCTACGTTCTTCAGCGCGTGCTCTGTCGCATCCCAGTCTGCCAGGTCCACACAAACAGGCTGTATAGACGGACACTGGATAAAAAAGCATTGACAAAGTggttggaaatggaaaaaaaagttGACatatccgggtcctttctgtgcagagtttgcatgttctccccgtgtctgcgtgggtttcctccgggtgctccggtttcctcccacagtccaaaaacatgcagccaggctaattggagacagtgaattgtcctataggtacctaaccgctaggatgcataaaccagtgcattgtagtgccggtcccaagcccggataaatagggagggtcgtgtcaggaagggcatccggtgtaaaaactgtgccaaatcaataatgcgcaacgcgatccgccggcgacccctaacgggagcagccgaggaaatagagagaTATATAGAATCAGAAGTTGTTCGGTTTGCAACTAATGATGCCACCCTGAGCACAAAGGCTCAGCCTTGGGATTTTGTGCGTGTTCGCTTGCTCCTGATCCCTGACCCCAGGGGCCATTACCTCCTGCACAAGACTGTCCAGATCGGCCTGGGTCCTTGTCACTGCTGTAACATCTGCTCCACCACGTGCCAAAGCCAGAGCGGTGGCTCGTCCAATGCCTGCAAGCACATACaatgtaataatttattaataaattctgCATTATTCTTTATAAATCTTTAAGAAGTATCAGAAGTAGATTATATTTTACTCTATGTTTGAAGAATGTTTTTTATAGACAGTATACATGACTGTTATCAGTT
This genomic interval carries:
- the dcxr gene encoding L-xylulose reductase, whose amino-acid sequence is MEITFTGKRALVTGAGKGIGRATALALARGGADVTAVTRTQADLDSLVQECPSIQPVCVDLADWDATEHALKNVGPIDLLVNNAGCAMLESFLEITEAQFDKSFNVNVKAALHVAQIVARGMKARGSPGAIVNVSSQAAQCAFKDHAVYCATKGALDMLTSVMALELGPYQIRVNSVNPTVVLTDMAKIGWSDPVKAKGMISRIPMGKFAEVEDVVNSILFLLSDKTAMTNGVTLPVDGGFLAC